One genomic segment of Rhodothermales bacterium includes these proteins:
- a CDS encoding histidine kinase produces the protein MPDLAPPLRPMPPIRPLVIFAAWNGVWLVATAQYLLAYAFADVPLEWERIGWNLLIFNLWALATPLILRLVQRYPVGGRQAVPHALVHLGAALAVSVGTTLVYFGLRGAFEAFVGNPYDALAEFKSAQVRTLFLDLIFYTAVAAVLHALSYRQQYLERELRAAQLEGQLAQAQVAALRMQLNPHFLFNTLHAISSLMDDDVKRSRRMLVDLSDLLRLSLDSVGEQEVPLEQELAFLDRYLQIERVRFGDRLTVEIDVDENALDAFVPNLILQPLVENALKHAVAPFAGPGHVAIRARRSGATLRLEVEDDGPGLPITFPSGDGASGDGALPSGDGAPAPGSARGGLGLRNTRERLERLYGDAHHFALRSRPGHGLTISLVVPFHTTPTFVSA, from the coding sequence ATGCCCGACCTCGCCCCTCCCCTCCGCCCGATGCCGCCGATCCGGCCGCTCGTCATCTTCGCCGCGTGGAACGGCGTGTGGCTCGTGGCGACGGCGCAGTACCTGCTGGCGTACGCGTTCGCCGACGTCCCGCTGGAGTGGGAGCGGATCGGCTGGAACCTCCTCATCTTCAACCTCTGGGCGCTGGCGACGCCGCTGATCCTCCGGCTCGTCCAGCGCTACCCGGTCGGCGGGCGGCAGGCCGTACCCCACGCGCTCGTCCACCTCGGCGCCGCGCTCGCCGTCAGCGTCGGCACGACGCTCGTGTACTTCGGGCTGCGCGGGGCGTTCGAGGCGTTCGTGGGCAACCCTTATGATGCCCTCGCCGAGTTCAAGTCGGCGCAGGTCCGGACCCTCTTCCTCGACCTCATCTTCTACACCGCCGTCGCGGCCGTGCTCCACGCGCTCAGCTACCGGCAGCAGTACCTCGAGCGCGAGCTCCGCGCGGCCCAGCTCGAAGGCCAGCTCGCGCAGGCGCAGGTCGCCGCGCTGCGGATGCAGCTCAACCCCCACTTCCTCTTCAACACGCTCCACGCCATCTCGTCGCTCATGGACGACGACGTGAAGCGCTCGCGCCGGATGCTCGTCGACCTCTCGGACCTCCTCCGCCTCTCGCTCGACAGCGTGGGCGAGCAGGAGGTCCCGCTCGAACAGGAGCTCGCCTTCCTCGACCGCTACCTCCAGATCGAGCGCGTCCGCTTCGGCGACCGGCTGACGGTGGAGATCGACGTGGACGAGAACGCGCTCGACGCCTTCGTGCCGAACCTCATCCTCCAGCCCCTCGTCGAGAACGCGCTGAAGCACGCCGTCGCGCCGTTCGCCGGGCCCGGCCACGTCGCCATCCGCGCCCGGCGCAGCGGCGCCACGCTCCGGCTCGAGGTCGAGGACGACGGCCCCGGCCTCCCCATCACGTTCCCCTCCGGCGATGGGGCCTCCGGCGACGGCGCGCTGCCATCGGGCGACGGCGCGCCCGCCCCCGGCTCGGCGCGCGGCGGGCTCGGCCTGCGCAACACGCGCGAGCGGCTCGAACGGCTCTACGGCGACGCCCACCACTTCGCCCTCCGCAGCCGCCCCGGCCACGGCCTCACGATCTCGCTCGTCGTCCCCTTCCACACCACCCCGACCTTCGTCTCCGCGTGA
- the accD gene encoding acetyl-CoA carboxylase, carboxyltransferase subunit beta — protein MSWFQRKTAGIQTKRAEQNESPEGLWRKDPKTDEMVSLRTLEENHMVSESGHHFPLSGLGYCRMLFDDGAFTRFDDTLVSTDPLDFHDRKPYDARLQAAQQKTGLNDAAVAALGTVGGHKLSLAAMDFSFIGGSMGSVVGEIVARAIRRAVDERCALLIISQSGGARMMEGALSLMQMAKTSANLAVLAEQGLPYISLMTYPTTGGVTASFAMLGDFNVAEPGALIGFAGPRVIRETIGRDLPKGFQSSEFLLEQGFLDDIVPRPKLRESLIHMLDLLFEDAATDRQRPAPEPATADSTA, from the coding sequence ATGTCCTGGTTCCAGCGCAAGACGGCCGGCATCCAAACCAAACGCGCCGAACAGAACGAGTCGCCCGAAGGGCTCTGGCGTAAGGACCCGAAGACGGACGAGATGGTGAGCCTCCGCACCCTCGAGGAGAACCACATGGTGAGCGAGTCCGGCCACCACTTCCCGCTCAGCGGCCTCGGCTACTGCCGGATGCTCTTCGACGACGGCGCCTTCACCCGCTTCGACGACACCCTCGTCTCGACCGACCCGCTCGATTTCCATGACCGGAAGCCGTACGACGCCCGACTCCAGGCGGCCCAGCAGAAGACCGGGCTCAACGACGCCGCCGTCGCCGCGCTCGGGACCGTCGGCGGGCACAAGCTCTCCCTCGCGGCGATGGACTTTTCGTTCATCGGAGGCTCGATGGGGTCCGTCGTCGGCGAGATCGTGGCGCGGGCGATCCGCCGCGCCGTGGACGAGCGGTGTGCGCTCCTCATCATCTCGCAGAGCGGCGGGGCGCGGATGATGGAGGGCGCGCTGAGCCTGATGCAGATGGCCAAAACCTCGGCCAACCTCGCTGTCCTCGCCGAGCAGGGCCTCCCGTACATCTCGCTCATGACGTACCCCACGACGGGCGGCGTGACGGCCTCGTTCGCCATGCTCGGCGACTTCAACGTGGCCGAGCCGGGCGCGCTGATCGGGTTCGCCGGGCCGCGCGTGATCCGCGAGACGATCGGCCGCGACTTGCCGAAGGGGTTCCAGAGCTCGGAATTCCTCTTAGAGCAGGGCTTCCTCGACGACATCGTGCCGCGCCCGAAGCTGCGCGAGTCGCTGATCCACATGCTCGACCTCCTCTTCGAAGACGCCGCCACCGACCGCCAGCGCCCCGCCCCCGAGCCCGCCACCGCCGACTCGACGGCGTGA
- a CDS encoding polyhydroxyalkanoate synthesis regulator DNA-binding domain-containing protein, whose product MARQIKRYGSRKLYDSVESQYVSMQEVAAMIRDGQQVQVVDNKTGEDVTVQVLTQVISEQGRRGSSFPSGLLHDLIRVGEGALQAGEDAVTSGVKQIQQGVEGFVQKAAGRLKQPSPMQDEMANLRARLEALEQSLGRLGEEPTDDRTDSPSSD is encoded by the coding sequence ATGGCCCGACAGATCAAGCGATACGGCAGCCGCAAGCTCTACGACTCCGTCGAGAGCCAGTACGTCTCCATGCAGGAGGTGGCCGCCATGATCCGCGACGGACAACAGGTTCAGGTTGTGGACAACAAGACGGGCGAAGATGTCACCGTACAGGTTCTCACCCAGGTGATCTCCGAGCAGGGCCGGCGCGGCAGCTCGTTTCCGAGCGGTCTCCTCCACGACCTGATCCGGGTCGGCGAGGGCGCACTGCAGGCAGGCGAGGACGCTGTGACGAGCGGCGTAAAACAGATCCAGCAGGGCGTCGAAGGCTTCGTGCAGAAGGCGGCGGGCCGGCTCAAGCAGCCGAGCCCGATGCAGGACGAGATGGCGAACCTCCGCGCCCGCCTCGAAGCCCTCGAACAATCGCTCGGCCGTCTCGGCGAGGAGCCGACCGACGACCGTACCGACTCCCCATCCTCCGACTAA
- the tsaB gene encoding tRNA (adenosine(37)-N6)-threonylcarbamoyltransferase complex dimerization subunit type 1 TsaB, translating into MLLAIETATDVCSVALLDGGRPIGIAEVLRPRAHAALLAPLIRDVLAQADRSVGDLTAIAISAGPGSYTGLRIGASTAKGLAYVNGAALVAVPSLEALAFGAQDVLADGDLLVAAFRSRRDEVYAAAFRRTPDGLASVADAAAVEVGDLTGWLPEHAGALWIAGEAGAVVADAVGSAARVLDPGRFRPSAAHVGALGVAKLAAGETVDVAAFEPEYLKDFVAKRARPIFERLPK; encoded by the coding sequence GTGCTCCTCGCGATCGAAACGGCGACCGACGTGTGCAGCGTCGCCCTCCTCGACGGCGGCCGGCCCATCGGTATCGCCGAGGTGCTGCGGCCCCGCGCCCACGCCGCCCTCCTCGCCCCCCTCATCCGCGACGTGCTCGCGCAGGCGGACCGCTCCGTCGGCGACCTCACCGCGATCGCCATCTCGGCCGGACCCGGTTCGTACACCGGCCTCCGCATCGGCGCGAGCACGGCGAAGGGTCTCGCCTACGTCAACGGCGCCGCGCTCGTCGCCGTCCCCTCGCTGGAGGCGCTCGCCTTCGGCGCGCAGGATGTCCTCGCCGACGGCGACCTCCTCGTCGCGGCGTTCCGGTCCCGCCGCGATGAGGTCTACGCCGCCGCGTTTCGTCGCACGCCCGACGGCCTCGCCTCCGTTGCCGACGCCGCGGCCGTCGAAGTCGGCGATCTCACGGGCTGGCTACCCGAGCACGCGGGCGCGCTGTGGATCGCGGGCGAGGCGGGCGCGGTCGTCGCCGACGCCGTGGGCAGCGCGGCACGCGTGCTCGACCCCGGGCGGTTCCGGCCGTCGGCGGCGCACGTTGGCGCGCTCGGGGTGGCGAAGCTCGCGGCGGGCGAGACCGTCGACGTGGCCGCGTTCGAGCCGGAGTACCTCAAGGACTTCGTCGCCAAGCGCGCACGTCCTATCTTTGAGCGCCTGCCGAAATGA
- a CDS encoding elongation factor G, translated as MNVYDADHVRNVALVGHQGSGKTTLAEAMLYASGAINRMGSVEEHNTVSDYHASEHEREMSIFTSLLHAEWKGHKINILDAPGYLDFVGEVVTALKVADTAIFVLDAVEGVQVGTEQAWRYCEKTGTPSMFVINKLDQEKADFHEMVRQMHDRFGRAATVVQIPGGKGSRTIIDVLLMKALLFDEKGNATQGEIPDEFREEAERLHNELVENIAENDEGLMELYFEKGELSEDEMRKGLRKAMIKRDLFPVFLTVAKDEVGVGRLMGFIDNVCPSPAMMPPAHMESGASSYDPNAEPVAFVFRTMAEPHVGEYSFFRVHSGTLEANMDLENAQTGSMERLGQLFSINGHERDPVQKLVAGDIGAVVKLRDTATNHTLRRKGSHAIRRPIAFPEARMRVAIRAAKSGDEDKLAQGLTQLQKEDPSLHVEHDASLSQMTLSGQGEMHLEVARFRLKNNFGVDVEFDRPKVGYRETVRSNARASYRHKKQTGGAGQFADISMMVEPISDEFHPPADIKVRNVETVETEWGSKIEYIDAIVGGVIDMRRFFGAIQKGVAEALQQGPIAGYPVGDVRIVIYDGGMHAVDSNENAFKSASRRCFRDAFRQASPALLEPIFHLEVLVPEDHMGDVLGDLNTRRARVQGMEAEGPFQKVIAQVPESELYRYATSLRSMTQGRGLHHAEFSHYDTMPRHVQEEVVSQNTALEEA; from the coding sequence ATGAACGTTTATGATGCCGACCACGTCCGTAACGTCGCCCTCGTGGGCCACCAGGGCAGCGGGAAGACCACGCTCGCCGAGGCCATGCTCTACGCCTCCGGCGCGATCAACCGGATGGGCTCGGTCGAAGAGCACAACACGGTCTCGGACTACCACGCCAGCGAGCACGAGCGCGAGATGTCGATCTTCACGTCACTGCTGCACGCCGAGTGGAAGGGGCACAAGATCAACATCCTCGACGCGCCCGGCTACCTCGATTTCGTCGGCGAGGTCGTGACGGCGCTGAAGGTGGCCGACACGGCGATCTTCGTGCTCGACGCCGTCGAAGGCGTGCAGGTCGGGACCGAGCAGGCCTGGCGCTACTGCGAGAAGACGGGCACGCCGTCGATGTTCGTCATCAACAAGCTCGACCAGGAGAAGGCCGACTTCCACGAGATGGTCCGCCAGATGCACGACCGCTTCGGGCGGGCGGCGACCGTCGTCCAGATCCCCGGCGGTAAGGGCTCGCGTACCATCATCGACGTGCTCCTGATGAAGGCGCTCCTCTTCGACGAAAAGGGCAACGCCACGCAGGGAGAGATCCCCGACGAGTTCCGCGAGGAGGCCGAGCGGCTCCACAACGAGCTCGTCGAGAACATCGCCGAGAACGACGAGGGGCTGATGGAGCTCTACTTCGAGAAGGGCGAGCTGAGCGAGGACGAGATGCGAAAAGGGCTGCGCAAGGCGATGATCAAGCGCGACCTCTTTCCCGTCTTCCTCACCGTCGCCAAAGACGAGGTCGGCGTCGGCCGGCTGATGGGGTTCATCGACAACGTCTGCCCGAGCCCGGCGATGATGCCGCCCGCGCACATGGAGTCGGGCGCGTCGTCGTACGATCCCAACGCCGAGCCCGTCGCGTTCGTCTTCCGCACGATGGCCGAGCCGCACGTCGGCGAGTACTCGTTCTTCCGCGTCCACAGCGGCACGCTCGAGGCGAACATGGACCTCGAGAACGCGCAGACCGGCAGCATGGAGCGCCTCGGCCAGCTCTTCTCGATCAACGGCCACGAGCGCGACCCCGTCCAGAAGCTCGTCGCGGGCGACATCGGCGCCGTCGTGAAGCTCCGCGATACAGCGACGAACCACACCCTCCGCCGCAAGGGCTCGCACGCCATCCGCCGGCCGATCGCGTTCCCTGAGGCGCGGATGCGCGTCGCCATCCGCGCGGCCAAGAGCGGCGACGAGGACAAGCTCGCCCAGGGCCTCACGCAGCTCCAGAAGGAAGACCCGAGCCTCCACGTCGAGCACGATGCCTCGCTCAGCCAGATGACGCTCTCCGGCCAGGGCGAGATGCACCTCGAAGTCGCCCGCTTCCGGCTCAAGAACAACTTCGGCGTCGACGTCGAGTTCGACCGGCCGAAGGTGGGCTACCGCGAGACCGTCCGCTCGAACGCCCGCGCCTCGTACCGCCACAAGAAGCAGACGGGCGGCGCCGGCCAGTTCGCCGACATCTCGATGATGGTGGAGCCGATCAGCGACGAGTTCCATCCGCCGGCCGACATCAAAGTCCGCAACGTCGAGACCGTCGAGACGGAGTGGGGCTCGAAGATCGAGTACATCGACGCGATCGTCGGCGGTGTGATCGACATGCGGCGGTTCTTCGGGGCGATCCAGAAGGGCGTCGCCGAGGCGCTGCAGCAGGGGCCGATCGCGGGCTACCCCGTGGGCGACGTCCGCATCGTGATCTACGACGGTGGGATGCACGCCGTGGACTCGAACGAGAACGCGTTCAAGTCGGCCAGCCGCCGCTGCTTCCGCGATGCGTTCCGGCAGGCGAGCCCGGCCCTCCTCGAGCCGATCTTCCACCTCGAAGTCCTCGTGCCGGAGGACCACATGGGCGACGTGCTCGGCGACCTCAACACGCGGCGTGCACGCGTGCAGGGGATGGAGGCTGAGGGGCCGTTCCAGAAGGTGATCGCGCAAGTGCCGGAGTCGGAGCTCTACCGGTACGCGACCTCGCTCCGCTCGATGACGCAGGGCCGCGGGCTCCACCACGCCGAGTTCAGCCACTACGACACGATGCCGCGCCACGTGCAGGAGGAGGTCGTCTCGCAGAACACGGCGCTGGAAGAGGCCTAG
- a CDS encoding T9SS type A sorting domain-containing protein codes for MRLRYVYLFALLVLPFQAEAQITLDESDFPLRIGTNPYVSLSTSNVDGSNTVALETLIAQVGPNQTYDFTGVTFEDQIDGEITVEAGATGPAAAAEPLNQASLTATFPFMVDEGGVTAEGTIYFYHLVTEEASVELGSFFLGESGGMNIALAILNTPDGQLDATFPTAFGSMWSSDFTQVINFDGFEIESDVSETAEVDGWGTLLVPGIEAGVPALRVKVTTTITTNGITTTDVCYELRSNQPVAASVCEGDEMVEEPPTADIARLGSVSTAGEVGSEPLVAALAPAFPNPARDAVTLTYDVPQAGAVALVVYDVLGRDVLRVVDGAQPAGRYAETLDTGGLAPGVYIARLTVDGQHWTRRLTIAR; via the coding sequence ATGCGACTGCGCTACGTTTACCTCTTCGCCTTGCTCGTCCTGCCGTTCCAGGCGGAAGCCCAAATCACCCTCGATGAATCAGATTTCCCTCTCCGAATCGGGACGAACCCGTACGTGAGTCTCTCTACGTCGAACGTAGACGGCAGCAACACCGTTGCGCTGGAGACGCTCATCGCGCAAGTCGGTCCCAACCAGACCTACGATTTCACCGGTGTTACGTTCGAGGACCAGATCGACGGCGAGATCACGGTGGAGGCGGGAGCGACCGGGCCGGCAGCGGCGGCCGAACCCCTCAACCAGGCCTCGCTCACGGCTACGTTCCCGTTCATGGTCGATGAGGGCGGAGTGACGGCGGAGGGGACGATCTATTTCTACCACCTCGTTACGGAGGAAGCCTCCGTCGAGTTGGGCTCGTTCTTCCTCGGGGAATCGGGCGGGATGAACATCGCGCTGGCGATTCTGAACACGCCGGACGGGCAGCTCGACGCCACCTTCCCCACGGCGTTCGGTAGCATGTGGAGTAGTGATTTCACCCAAGTCATCAACTTCGACGGGTTCGAGATCGAGTCCGACGTGAGCGAGACGGCCGAGGTGGACGGCTGGGGGACGCTCCTCGTCCCCGGCATCGAAGCCGGCGTTCCAGCCCTGCGCGTCAAGGTCACGACGACGATCACAACGAACGGCATCACGACGACCGATGTGTGTTACGAACTCCGTTCGAACCAGCCCGTCGCGGCCTCGGTCTGTGAAGGTGACGAGATGGTTGAGGAGCCGCCGACAGCGGATATCGCCCGGCTCGGATCCGTGTCCACTGCGGGAGAGGTAGGCAGCGAGCCACTCGTCGCGGCGCTTGCGCCAGCGTTTCCGAACCCCGCGCGCGATGCGGTCACGCTGACGTATGACGTACCGCAGGCCGGGGCCGTCGCGCTCGTCGTGTACGACGTGCTGGGCCGTGACGTGCTACGCGTCGTCGACGGGGCGCAGCCGGCAGGCCGCTACGCCGAGACGCTGGACACGGGCGGTCTCGCTCCGGGCGTCTACATCGCTCGGTTGACCGTGGACGGGCAGCACTGGACCCGGCGGCTGACGATCGCGCGCTGA